In the genome of Entelurus aequoreus isolate RoL-2023_Sb linkage group LG15, RoL_Eaeq_v1.1, whole genome shotgun sequence, one region contains:
- the LOC133630241 gene encoding class I histocompatibility antigen, F10 alpha chain-like has product MALKVTNIFLFRADIMDLFLFFLLVVQMHSVTPVIHTLQYFHTASSQVPNFPECVIVGYVDGVEISYYDSNIRKAESKQDWMNKITAEDPKYWQIETEKGVGHEFRDKHNLEVLKKRFNQTGGVHIVQRMYGCEWNDETDEVTGWRQEGYDGEDYMSLDMKTWTWTAAKPQAFPDKLKWDQDIFLLDHQKYYFTERCPSYLKKHVNDGKKVLMRTELPEVFLLQKTPSSPVTCMATGFYPDLADLFWRKDGEQMFEDVEHGELLPNHDGTFQMSVELKVEVTAEVEGKYECVFQLSGVKEDLVTKLERRSILSNASHEGEKDTFSWRCFPSQVHLSPLLIHVTMTTLDVCMQSSHEGFLFMLCHSTCAFLLSTDNLSVALAATAAVVAVAAVLAAIIMVMVRRHRNRQGEGHQCPPSSSSSSSRSRP; this is encoded by the exons ATGGCATTAAAAGTGACAAACATCTTTTTGTTTCGTGCTGACATCATGGACTTGTTTTTATTCTTTCTTCTGGTCGTGCAAATGCACAGCGTGACGCCTG TGATTCACACGCTGCAGTATTTCCACACTGCATCCTCTCAAGTTCCAAACTTCCCAGAGTGTGTGATTGTTGGTTATGTTGATGGAGTTGAGATTAGTTACTATGACAGCAACATCAGGAAAGCAGAATCCAAACAGGACTGGATGAACAAAATCACAGCAGAGGATCCAAAATACTGGCAGATAGAAACAGAGAAAGGTGTTGGTCATGAGTTTAGGGACAAACACAACCTTGAAGTTCTTAAAAAGCGTTTCAACCAAACTGGAG GTGTTCACATTGTCCAGAGGATGTATGGATGTGAATGGAATGATGAGACTGATGAGGTTACAGGTTGGCGTCAGGAAGGTTATGATGGAGAAGATTACATGTCGTTGGACATGAAGACATGGACATGGACTGCAGCAAAACCACAAGCTTTCCCCGACAAACTCAAGTGGGACCAGGACATATTTCTACTAGACCACCAAAAGTATTATTTCACTGAGCGTTGTCCTTCTTACTTGAAGAAGCATGTGAACGATGGGAAGAAGGTCCTAATGAGAACAG agcTTCCAGAGGTGTTCCTCCTCCAGAAGACGCCATCCTCTCCAGTCACCTGCATGGCGACAGGTTTCTACCCCGACCTCGCCGACCTGTTTTGGAGGAAAGACGGCGAGCAGATGTTCGAAGACGTGGAGCACGGAGAGCTGCTCCCCAACCACGACGGAACCTTCCAGATGTCGGTGGAGCTGAAAGTGGAGGTGACGGCCGAGGTGGAGGGCAAGTACGAATGTGTGTTCCAGCTGTCTGGCGTCAAGGAGGACCTGGTCACCAAGCTGGAGAGAAGAAGCATCCTGAGCAACGCAAGCCATGAAggtgagaaagacacatttaGTTGGAGATGTTTCCCATCACAAGTCCACCTGTCACCATTATTGATCCATGTCACCATGACAACGCTTGACGTCTGCATGCAAAGTAGTCATGAAGGTTTCCTCTTCATGCTTTGTCACTCCACTTGTGCTTTTTTGCTCTCCACAGACAACTTGAGCGTCGCCCTCGCTGCCACGGCGGCGGTCGTCGCTGTGGCGGCCGTCCTGGCGGCCATCATCATGGTCATGGTCAGGCGTCACAGAAACAGACAAGGTGAGGGACACCAATGTCctccgtcttcttcttcttcttcttctcggtcCAGGCCGTGA